The Sediminitomix flava genome includes a window with the following:
- a CDS encoding golvesin C-terminal-like domain-containing protein — MKHIYWRALLLTLFFGYHSLHAQEIFKNKLQNALRTAWEKTSIPGIGLAVSTPDQGMIFTSVGIGNIYTNSAITEESRFLIASNSKTFTAALVLRLQDAGYFDIDDKLSDHLIVSGLPNNYSMTIRQLLNHSAGVYDHFNNSNYWSLATAQPYKVFTDAEVMSYSNALGPSFSPGSSYSYSNAGFYLLGMLVEAKLGISAREAMDQWVIQPMGLDLSFLDDSSDPSNKIPYLAENSRAYEYHKSSITTAGSMVATPQNVAQFAKAVFSEGFLSSSSLNEMIAPSTRNSSYGLGTRRFSDNGVTHYGHTGTLAGYKSYMYYIPSMDVSVAMHANAYTDPSSLWFDIVDAVFDVVTQEYGSYCQNNNCNAPSRPRLLTSKNNVDGSFTLEWIANTETDLSGYRIYYSTSDNLSNWQIAANEASLSPSTSSFTFSSTSAFEVPTAESTVFLKLVAVGDDGLESESSDVYVRSDNANGKKVLIVDGFDRTGGSASWGSVTHNFAADYLKVFRDAEGSQLSVSSIANEALTSGLTYLQDYDMVIWFLGDESTIAETFSDAEQALVKTYLENGGKLLVTGSEIGWDLSAKGSSTDQNFYNNYLKANYVDDGSISYTPATGITSTLFEGTVLNFGQVYQEDYPDAISPQSGAEAIFNYASAGKQGGVAYKGTFGSSQEEGGVVYLSFPLETVSDQSSKVSFAGQLLDYFDLMLEDGTPTAKFVVSGLPAGIGTSLDFDASTSSDSDGSIAQYAWDFGDGSSATGLQASHFYQANGSYTVKLTVTDNDGKTSTKTQLISVSSEEELRGTWYTWTGKTPPTNAEINTAMQQIASGNFNIVYVPVWKYGMTYFPSDVLQSELGIDRFPEQGSRDVLAEMITAGHNNGLKVVAWFEWGFAGGTANEPIVTQKPEWITEKQDGTKSYDAGVHWLIHVHPEVQAFLTDLGVEVVSKYDIDGIQMDRIRFPSLDCSYDDFTSGMYLTEKGTLPPSNTSDANFQRWRADKLNDFMARFYDRMKEVEPNISVSNAPIVYPYGYDNFCQDWPQWVNSDHLDYAIPQVYRNSNSVYSSDLNGQLSEVNDNSKVVPGMTSVFNGQTIPSSTISAKINTTRSRGLDGQVIWYHTELVDDYAYLQANNYQTQAFLPPKASYTGFVHTDCPIVLPMKMDSESATLEGGWNTSTSQIGYLGANYLHDGNADKGNKKVIYTAVIPTSGTYEVFTLHTANTNRATNVPFDITHYNGVSTVLVNQQQNHSKWVSLGSYDFAAGPNAKIELKTTGTNGYVIADAIRLVFKECQSLVTPSSPIVVADNAVTDEDNSVAISVLANDDVVEGTWDFNSIALTAPQNGTASVDNATGVVTYTPNANFFGNDSLSYRVANSVGGVSEYQKIYVTVNPINDLPSAQNDQAELLINSSVVIDVLANDSDIEGLDVSSVTVTSNPQNGQATVNSTTGEITYTPNSNYSGVDNLVYQVADSDGALASAQVSITINDTPQNPPAPCASDSHNSTYEWIANVSVGSYSNTSSNDNGYGDYTANPIYVVTGESYGLSLTPGFLSSSYQEHWKVWIDFNADGDFDDAGEELFDTYGTGTSAVTGTITIPFGVSSGLKIMRVGMNGTSADYTLTPCNAFTYGEVEDYYVDLTNNGCVPPAVVSELIDNDAPEYAETGSWISSTSTSGYIGAGYRHDGDANKGSMAVTYSPNISVDGDYEVFVYYTAGSNRATNVPIEINHAQGQSTVTVNQQINNTTWVSLGTYSFTTGSGSAVMKNDGTDGVVIADAMRFDFVNCASPASRRQVQVEIQDEHTDLAYPNPFSDHLSIAWESNEVTEATISIYDAVGNLITTNNVQTKIGSNSTDFNTSNLANGLYFVKLNSDIQNLTFKVIKQ; from the coding sequence ATGAAACACATTTACTGGAGAGCCCTACTCCTTACGTTGTTCTTTGGGTATCATTCACTTCATGCCCAAGAGATTTTCAAAAACAAATTACAGAATGCATTACGTACCGCTTGGGAAAAAACAAGTATTCCAGGTATAGGTTTAGCCGTTTCAACCCCTGATCAAGGAATGATTTTTACTTCTGTAGGTATCGGGAATATTTACACCAATTCCGCTATTACAGAAGAAAGTCGCTTTCTCATCGCTAGTAACTCAAAGACTTTTACTGCAGCATTGGTACTTCGTTTACAGGATGCTGGATACTTTGATATTGACGATAAATTGTCTGATCACCTGATTGTATCTGGTTTACCCAATAATTATAGCATGACCATTCGTCAATTGCTTAACCATTCGGCAGGTGTATATGACCATTTTAATAACAGTAACTATTGGAGTTTGGCTACAGCTCAACCCTATAAAGTATTTACTGATGCTGAAGTGATGTCTTACTCAAATGCTTTAGGTCCTTCATTTTCACCAGGAAGTTCATATTCATATTCCAATGCTGGTTTTTATCTTTTAGGAATGTTGGTAGAGGCGAAGCTTGGTATTTCAGCAAGAGAAGCAATGGATCAGTGGGTGATACAACCTATGGGCTTAGACCTAAGCTTTTTAGATGACAGCAGTGATCCATCAAACAAAATTCCATACTTAGCCGAAAATAGTCGAGCTTACGAGTATCATAAAAGTTCAATTACTACGGCAGGTTCAATGGTGGCTACTCCTCAGAATGTAGCACAATTTGCAAAGGCTGTTTTTAGTGAAGGATTCTTATCTTCTTCATCACTAAATGAAATGATTGCTCCGTCAACGAGAAATAGCTCATACGGTTTGGGAACAAGAAGATTCTCAGATAATGGCGTTACGCATTATGGTCACACAGGTACTTTGGCAGGCTATAAAAGTTACATGTACTATATCCCTTCTATGGATGTATCTGTTGCTATGCATGCAAATGCCTACACAGACCCTTCTTCATTATGGTTTGATATTGTAGATGCTGTTTTTGATGTTGTTACACAAGAATACGGTTCTTATTGTCAGAATAATAACTGTAATGCACCATCTCGTCCAAGACTTTTAACTTCTAAAAATAATGTAGATGGAAGCTTTACTTTGGAATGGATAGCGAATACTGAAACAGATTTGTCGGGTTACCGAATTTATTATTCTACATCTGATAATTTGAGTAACTGGCAAATAGCCGCAAATGAAGCTTCTCTTTCACCTTCAACATCTAGTTTTACTTTCTCATCTACTTCAGCTTTTGAAGTTCCTACGGCAGAGTCTACGGTATTTTTAAAATTGGTAGCTGTTGGTGATGATGGTCTTGAAAGTGAAAGTAGTGATGTGTATGTTCGCTCCGACAATGCCAATGGAAAGAAAGTATTGATCGTAGATGGTTTTGATAGAACTGGAGGAAGTGCTTCTTGGGGAAGTGTAACGCATAATTTTGCTGCAGATTACTTAAAAGTATTTAGAGATGCAGAAGGAAGCCAATTATCGGTTTCATCGATTGCGAATGAAGCTCTAACAAGTGGTTTGACTTATCTGCAAGATTATGACATGGTCATTTGGTTCTTAGGAGATGAGTCAACTATTGCAGAAACATTCAGTGATGCGGAACAGGCATTGGTTAAGACTTATCTTGAAAACGGAGGTAAGCTTCTAGTGACAGGTTCTGAAATTGGTTGGGATTTATCAGCGAAAGGAAGTAGCACAGACCAAAACTTCTATAACAATTACCTTAAAGCTAATTATGTAGATGATGGCTCGATTTCTTATACGCCAGCTACAGGAATCACTTCTACCTTATTTGAAGGTACAGTGTTGAACTTTGGTCAAGTGTATCAAGAAGATTATCCAGATGCAATTTCACCACAATCAGGTGCTGAGGCTATATTCAATTATGCAAGTGCAGGAAAACAAGGTGGAGTAGCTTACAAAGGAACATTTGGTAGTTCTCAAGAAGAAGGTGGAGTAGTCTATTTATCTTTCCCTCTCGAAACGGTATCTGACCAGAGTAGTAAAGTTTCCTTTGCAGGACAGTTATTGGATTACTTTGATCTAATGTTAGAAGATGGGACACCAACAGCGAAGTTTGTTGTAAGTGGTTTGCCTGCTGGTATTGGAACTTCACTTGATTTTGATGCAAGTACTTCATCAGATTCAGATGGTTCAATTGCACAGTATGCATGGGATTTTGGTGATGGTAGTTCTGCTACTGGACTTCAAGCTTCTCATTTCTATCAAGCGAATGGTTCTTATACCGTAAAGCTAACAGTTACTGATAATGATGGAAAAACATCTACTAAAACGCAGTTGATCTCCGTTTCTTCGGAAGAAGAATTACGTGGTACATGGTATACTTGGACTGGGAAAACACCACCAACTAATGCTGAAATCAATACCGCAATGCAACAAATCGCATCAGGAAACTTCAATATCGTATATGTTCCTGTTTGGAAATACGGTATGACTTATTTCCCTAGTGATGTATTGCAATCAGAGTTAGGAATTGATCGTTTCCCAGAGCAAGGAAGTAGAGATGTATTGGCTGAAATGATTACAGCCGGTCACAACAACGGTTTGAAAGTTGTCGCTTGGTTTGAGTGGGGTTTTGCTGGAGGAACAGCTAATGAACCTATCGTCACTCAAAAACCAGAGTGGATTACTGAAAAGCAAGATGGTACAAAAAGCTATGATGCCGGTGTACATTGGTTGATTCATGTTCACCCTGAAGTTCAAGCTTTCCTTACGGATTTAGGGGTAGAGGTCGTAAGTAAATATGATATTGATGGTATCCAAATGGATCGTATTCGTTTCCCTAGTTTGGATTGTAGTTATGATGATTTCACTTCGGGAATGTATTTAACTGAAAAAGGAACATTACCTCCAAGTAATACTTCAGATGCGAATTTCCAACGTTGGAGAGCTGATAAATTGAATGATTTCATGGCTCGTTTCTATGACAGAATGAAAGAGGTTGAACCTAATATTTCGGTAAGTAATGCACCTATTGTTTATCCGTATGGTTACGACAATTTCTGTCAAGATTGGCCCCAATGGGTGAATTCTGATCATTTGGATTATGCTATTCCACAGGTTTATCGTAATTCTAATTCGGTTTATTCATCAGACCTAAATGGACAGCTTTCAGAGGTGAATGACAATTCTAAAGTTGTACCTGGTATGACTTCTGTATTTAATGGACAGACGATTCCTTCTTCAACAATTTCAGCAAAGATCAATACCACAAGATCAAGAGGTTTGGATGGGCAAGTGATCTGGTATCACACAGAATTAGTAGATGATTATGCTTACTTACAAGCGAATAACTATCAGACTCAGGCATTCTTACCTCCAAAAGCTAGCTATACAGGATTTGTTCACACAGATTGTCCAATAGTTTTACCAATGAAAATGGATAGTGAAAGTGCAACATTAGAAGGCGGCTGGAATACAAGTACTTCGCAGATTGGTTATTTAGGCGCAAATTATTTGCACGATGGAAATGCAGATAAAGGCAATAAAAAAGTAATCTATACTGCTGTTATTCCTACTTCTGGTACTTATGAAGTATTCACTTTACATACTGCAAATACCAATAGAGCAACGAATGTACCGTTTGATATTACGCATTATAATGGTGTTTCTACGGTATTGGTAAACCAACAACAGAACCATAGTAAATGGGTTTCTTTAGGTAGTTATGACTTTGCGGCAGGGCCAAATGCTAAGATTGAATTGAAGACAACAGGAACGAATGGTTATGTAATTGCAGATGCAATTCGTTTAGTTTTCAAAGAATGTCAGTCTTTGGTTACACCTAGTTCTCCAATTGTGGTTGCTGACAATGCAGTTACAGATGAAGACAATTCTGTAGCGATATCTGTTCTGGCAAATGACGATGTAGTTGAAGGAACTTGGGATTTCAACTCAATAGCTTTAACAGCACCACAAAATGGTACTGCAAGTGTCGATAATGCAACAGGAGTAGTTACTTATACGCCAAATGCAAATTTCTTTGGAAATGATTCATTATCATATCGAGTAGCAAATAGTGTTGGAGGAGTATCTGAATATCAGAAGATTTATGTAACAGTAAATCCGATCAACGATCTACCATCTGCTCAAAATGACCAAGCTGAATTACTTATAAATTCAAGTGTAGTTATTGATGTACTTGCCAATGATTCTGATATAGAAGGTTTAGATGTTTCATCAGTAACAGTGACAAGCAATCCTCAAAATGGTCAAGCTACAGTGAATAGTACTACAGGGGAAATTACTTATACGCCTAATTCTAACTATTCTGGTGTAGATAACTTAGTGTATCAAGTTGCGGATTCCGATGGTGCTTTAGCTTCAGCTCAAGTTAGTATTACAATAAATGATACGCCTCAAAATCCTCCAGCACCTTGTGCTAGTGATTCACATAACTCAACGTATGAATGGATAGCCAATGTAAGTGTAGGGTCATATTCTAATACTTCTTCAAATGATAATGGTTATGGCGATTACACAGCTAACCCTATTTATGTAGTTACAGGAGAAAGCTATGGATTAAGTCTAACTCCAGGTTTCTTGAGTTCTAGCTATCAAGAGCATTGGAAAGTATGGATCGACTTCAATGCCGATGGTGATTTTGATGATGCTGGTGAAGAATTATTCGATACTTATGGTACAGGTACTTCAGCTGTAACAGGAACAATTACAATTCCTTTTGGTGTGAGTTCTGGTCTTAAAATAATGCGAGTAGGTATGAATGGTACTTCTGCCGATTATACGTTGACTCCTTGTAATGCCTTTACTTATGGAGAGGTTGAAGATTATTATGTTGATCTGACTAATAATGGTTGTGTTCCTCCTGCTGTAGTTTCTGAATTGATAGATAATGATGCTCCAGAATATGCTGAAACTGGTTCATGGATTTCAAGTACATCTACTTCAGGTTATATCGGAGCAGGGTATCGTCATGATGGTGATGCAAATAAAGGAAGTATGGCTGTAACTTATTCTCCTAATATTTCAGTAGATGGAGATTATGAAGTATTCGTTTATTACACTGCAGGTTCAAACAGAGCGACAAATGTGCCTATCGAAATCAATCATGCTCAAGGTCAGAGTACAGTAACTGTCAATCAGCAAATCAATAATACGACATGGGTATCTTTGGGTACGTATTCGTTTACTACGGGTTCAGGAAGTGCAGTTATGAAAAATGACGGTACAGATGGAGTTGTGATTGCAGATGCGATGCGATTTGATTTTGTGAACTGTGCAAGTCCGGCAAGTAGACGTCAAGTTCAAGTTGAAATTCAAGATGAACACACAGATCTTGCTTATCCAAACCCGTTCTCAGATCATCTTTCAATAGCTTGGGAAAGTAATGAAGTAACAGAAGCTACGATTTCTATTTATGATGCTGTTGGTAATTTAATTACGACTAACAATGTCCAAACAAAAATTGGTAGTAACTCAACTGACTTCAATACAAGTAACTTGGCTAATGGTTTATACTTTGTAAAGCTAAATTCTGATATTCAGAATCTGACTTTTAAAGTCATCAAGCAATAA